In Streptomyces hawaiiensis, one genomic interval encodes:
- a CDS encoding cold-shock protein yields the protein MATGTVKWFNAEKGFGFIEQDGGGADVFAHYSNIATQGFRELLEGQKVSFDIAQGQKGPTAENIVPA from the coding sequence ATGGCTACTGGCACCGTGAAGTGGTTCAACGCGGAAAAGGGATTCGGCTTCATCGAGCAGGACGGCGGCGGCGCCGACGTCTTCGCCCACTACTCGAACATCGCCACCCAGGGCTTCCGCGAGCTGCTCGAAGGCCAGAAGGTGTCGTTCGACATCGCGCAGGGCCAGAAGGGCCCGACGGCCGAGAACATCGTGCCCGCCTGA
- a CDS encoding SDR family oxidoreductase: protein MSEQTIALVTGANKGIGYEIAAGLGALGWRVGVGSRDRERRESAVAKLRAGGVDAFGIPLDVTDDASVAEAAALIEDSAGRLDVLINNAGITGSAPQAPTTVDPATVRTVVETNVIGVIRVTNAMLPLLRRSSSPRIVNMSSGVGSLTRQTTPGSDTGPISVAYTPSKSFLNAVTVQYAKELHDTDILVNAACPGYCATDLNGFRGVRTPEQGAVVAIRLATLPDDGPTGCFFDDEGEVPW, encoded by the coding sequence ATGAGCGAACAGACGATCGCGCTGGTCACCGGCGCGAACAAGGGCATCGGATACGAGATCGCGGCGGGCCTGGGCGCCCTCGGCTGGAGGGTCGGGGTCGGCTCCCGCGACCGGGAGCGGCGCGAGAGCGCGGTGGCGAAACTGCGGGCGGGCGGCGTCGACGCGTTCGGCATACCGCTCGACGTGACCGACGACGCGAGCGTGGCCGAAGCCGCCGCACTGATAGAAGACAGCGCCGGCCGTCTCGACGTACTGATCAACAACGCCGGGATCACCGGCAGTGCGCCGCAGGCGCCCACCACGGTCGATCCGGCGACGGTGCGGACGGTCGTGGAGACCAACGTGATCGGCGTCATCCGCGTCACCAACGCCATGCTGCCGTTGCTGCGCCGCTCGTCGTCGCCGCGGATCGTGAACATGTCCAGCGGGGTCGGCTCACTCACCCGGCAGACCACCCCCGGCAGCGACACGGGCCCGATTTCCGTCGCCTACACGCCGTCCAAGTCGTTCCTCAACGCCGTCACCGTCCAGTACGCCAAGGAGCTCCACGACACGGACATCCTCGTCAACGCCGCCTGCCCCGGTTACTGCGCGACCGACCTCAACGGCTTCCGCGGCGTCCGCACCCCGGAGCAGGGCGCGGTGGTCGCGATCCGGCTCGCGACGCTGCCCGACGACGGCCCGACCGGCTGCTTCTTCGACGACGAGGGAGAGGTGCCGTGGTAG
- a CDS encoding LysR family transcriptional regulator, protein METRELRYFVAVAEELHFGRAAQRIGIAQPPLSRAIGRLERRLQAVLLERSSRAVTLTEAGAVLLREARAALAAVEAAERRTRRAALATAGQAGVVLVTKAGASSELLARLLDAYAAEPDAVAVDLLLCGMGEQGPMLRDGRADVALLHLPFDTTAGLDTEELCTEGQVAVLPAGHPLTARPHVRTADVTGLPDLPMPRWPGPDGTYPAGPGPRARDHAQLLQLIALGRACWIAPESCRTQLRDGLAAVPVLDAPTVTTVIAWPPHSRSRAVAALVRTAARVGPHVADRPGRRATALR, encoded by the coding sequence GTGGAGACAAGGGAGTTGCGGTACTTCGTCGCGGTCGCCGAGGAGCTGCACTTCGGGAGGGCCGCCCAGCGGATCGGGATCGCGCAGCCCCCGCTGTCGAGGGCGATCGGCCGGCTCGAACGGCGCCTCCAAGCGGTGCTGCTGGAACGCAGCAGCCGCGCGGTGACCCTGACGGAGGCCGGGGCGGTGCTCCTGAGGGAGGCCCGGGCGGCGCTCGCAGCGGTCGAGGCCGCCGAACGCCGCACCCGCCGCGCGGCGCTCGCCACGGCGGGCCAGGCCGGCGTGGTCCTCGTCACGAAGGCCGGAGCGTCCAGCGAGCTGCTGGCGCGACTGCTCGACGCCTATGCCGCCGAGCCCGACGCGGTCGCCGTCGATCTGCTCCTGTGCGGAATGGGCGAGCAGGGGCCGATGCTGCGCGACGGCCGGGCCGATGTGGCGCTGCTGCACCTGCCGTTCGACACCACGGCCGGCCTCGACACCGAGGAGCTCTGCACGGAGGGCCAGGTCGCGGTGCTCCCGGCCGGGCATCCCCTCACCGCGCGGCCCCATGTCCGTACGGCCGACGTCACCGGCCTCCCCGACCTGCCGATGCCCCGCTGGCCCGGCCCCGACGGCACCTACCCGGCCGGGCCCGGCCCCCGAGCCCGCGACCACGCCCAGCTGCTCCAGCTGATCGCACTCGGCCGCGCCTGCTGGATCGCACCGGAGTCCTGCCGCACCCAACTGCGCGACGGTCTCGCCGCCGTGCCGGTGCTGGACGCACCGACGGTCACCACAGTGATCGCCTGGCCACCCCACAGCCGGTCCCGGGCGGTCGCGGCGCTGGTCCGCACGGCGGCGCGGGTCGGTCCGCACGTCGCCGACCGACCCGGCCGCCGCGCCACCGCCCTCCGATAG
- a CDS encoding phosphatase PAP2 family protein, translating to MTSWGAWRHRRAVLWGAAVLVACGFLVALEIAARHYGEPGPITNQVKALVFAPKPGPLYGGLALMMVVLGWRQRFIAAGAAIGIDAVLLPVRRAVGADMSDGHVFGTGALWVMLAFAVIAVTRRTGPERVLLLKGVGLGLLLVAARKTGDTWLFITAKTRPTVLDQYVATADHALGNPSWLAGRIVKATDPFSSHLLQLVYGQLAVAAVVVAFYQLRNVTAERRFPSHHLVRTFLVIGLLGPGIYMLFPVVGPVFAYGPGASGTGGVQWAAADLWPHTPLPVSTPHTMTYDGITPRNCMPSLHTAWAVAIFVHTRRAPRILRFAGTFWLITTLAATLGFGYHYGVDLVAGVVFALTIEAALRSLDRGWDRPGIQLVVYGTTVFIALLLSYRYLPTEMAGHPEVSGPLLILAMTSVIYGYVRTTRRPAPRLPSPRTPVEDAAREDALTVEHEGTAPPPARSPEPR from the coding sequence ATGACTTCGTGGGGCGCGTGGCGCCATCGGCGCGCGGTGCTGTGGGGCGCGGCGGTCCTGGTGGCCTGCGGATTCCTGGTCGCGCTGGAGATCGCCGCACGCCACTACGGTGAACCGGGGCCGATCACCAACCAGGTGAAGGCCCTGGTCTTTGCTCCCAAGCCGGGGCCGTTGTACGGCGGTCTGGCCTTGATGATGGTGGTGCTCGGCTGGCGGCAGCGGTTCATCGCGGCCGGCGCCGCGATCGGTATCGACGCCGTCCTCCTGCCGGTGCGACGGGCTGTCGGCGCCGACATGTCCGACGGCCATGTCTTCGGCACCGGTGCGCTCTGGGTGATGCTGGCCTTCGCGGTCATCGCCGTCACGCGCCGCACCGGCCCTGAACGCGTCCTGCTGCTGAAGGGCGTCGGGCTGGGCCTGTTGCTGGTGGCCGCCCGCAAGACCGGCGACACCTGGCTCTTCATCACGGCGAAGACCCGCCCGACGGTGCTCGACCAGTACGTGGCGACCGCCGACCACGCGCTGGGCAACCCCTCATGGCTGGCAGGCCGGATCGTCAAGGCCACCGACCCCTTCAGCAGCCATCTCCTCCAACTGGTCTACGGCCAGCTCGCGGTGGCCGCGGTGGTCGTCGCCTTCTACCAGCTGCGCAACGTGACGGCCGAGCGCCGCTTCCCGAGCCATCACCTGGTGCGCACCTTCCTGGTGATCGGCCTGCTCGGGCCGGGCATCTACATGCTCTTCCCGGTGGTCGGCCCGGTCTTCGCCTACGGCCCGGGCGCCTCCGGCACCGGCGGCGTGCAGTGGGCGGCGGCCGACCTGTGGCCGCACACGCCGCTGCCGGTCAGCACCCCGCACACGATGACGTACGACGGGATCACCCCCCGCAACTGCATGCCCAGCCTGCACACGGCGTGGGCCGTCGCGATCTTCGTCCATACCCGCCGGGCGCCGCGGATCCTGCGGTTCGCCGGCACGTTCTGGCTGATCACCACACTCGCCGCGACCCTGGGATTCGGCTACCACTACGGCGTGGATCTCGTCGCCGGCGTGGTGTTCGCCCTCACCATCGAGGCCGCCCTGCGCTCGCTCGACCGCGGCTGGGACCGGCCGGGAATCCAGCTGGTCGTGTACGGCACCACGGTCTTCATCGCGCTCTTGCTGTCGTACCGCTATCTGCCGACGGAGATGGCCGGACACCCGGAGGTGTCCGGGCCGCTTCTCATCCTGGCGATGACCTCGGTGATCTACGGCTACGTACGCACGACCCGCAGGCCCGCCCCGCGGTTGCCGAGTCCCCGCACCCCGGTAGAGGACGCCGCGCGGGAGGACGCCTTGACCGTGGAGCACGAAGGAACCGCTCCCCCGCCCGCTCGTTCACCGGAACCTCGCTGA
- a CDS encoding NfeD family protein, whose protein sequence is MPWFLWLLAAAALGAVEFFTLTLVFGLLAGAALVAAVVAGVGIGLLGQLVALGVAAAAGLVIVRPVALRHMAQQPLTREGSDALIGRRAEVMQEVTATRGLIKLSGEEWSARALDESHVIPVGALVDVMEIEGATAIVYPRELLP, encoded by the coding sequence ATGCCGTGGTTCCTGTGGCTGCTCGCCGCCGCGGCGCTGGGCGCCGTGGAGTTCTTCACCCTGACGCTGGTCTTCGGGTTGCTGGCGGGCGCCGCGTTGGTCGCCGCCGTGGTCGCCGGTGTGGGCATCGGTCTGCTCGGCCAGCTGGTGGCACTCGGAGTAGCGGCGGCGGCGGGCCTGGTCATCGTCCGTCCTGTCGCGCTGCGGCACATGGCACAGCAGCCCCTCACCCGCGAGGGCAGCGACGCGCTGATCGGCAGGCGCGCCGAGGTGATGCAGGAGGTCACCGCGACCCGCGGCCTGATCAAACTCTCGGGTGAGGAATGGTCCGCCCGCGCCCTCGACGAGAGCCATGTGATCCCGGTGGGGGCGTTGGTGGACGTCATGGAGATCGAAGGGGCCACGGCCATCGTCTACCCCCGCGAACTCCTTCCCTGA
- a CDS encoding SPFH domain-containing protein has protein sequence MDPVVIPILVAALVVVFLVASTVRIVPQARRYNIERFGRYRRTLQPGLNLVVPVADRINTKLDVREQVYSSDPRPVITEDNLVVNIDTVLYYQITDPRAAAYEVADYLHAIDQLTVTTLRNVIGSMDLEETLTSREEINSRLRAVLDDATGKWGIRVNRVEIKAIDPPHTIKEAMEKQMRAERDKRAAILHAEGERQAKILTAEGTKQKDILEAQGTQQAMILRADGEAKAVELVFQAVHRNNADAKVLAYKYLETLPHLASSDNNTFWVIPGELTEAVRTVTRAFGDQSAAGPPHPAQPGEAATADDDDASHGTRIPQLDAGSTVSLDAAAAADEAERQAAAAVSDAKAEAEAAKSPQVPRRGRTSGD, from the coding sequence GTGGATCCAGTTGTCATCCCCATTCTTGTGGCGGCCCTCGTCGTCGTCTTCCTCGTGGCCTCCACCGTGCGGATCGTCCCGCAGGCGCGCCGCTACAACATCGAGCGGTTCGGCCGGTACCGCCGGACGCTGCAACCCGGCCTGAACCTGGTCGTGCCGGTGGCGGACCGCATCAACACGAAACTCGACGTGCGCGAGCAGGTCTATTCGTCCGACCCCAGGCCGGTGATCACCGAGGACAACCTCGTGGTGAACATCGACACCGTTCTCTACTACCAGATCACGGACCCGCGGGCGGCGGCCTACGAGGTCGCCGACTACCTCCACGCGATCGATCAGCTCACCGTGACCACGCTGCGCAACGTCATCGGCAGCATGGACCTGGAGGAGACGCTCACCTCGCGTGAGGAGATCAACTCCCGGCTCCGGGCCGTCCTCGACGACGCCACCGGCAAGTGGGGCATCCGGGTCAACCGCGTCGAGATCAAGGCCATCGATCCACCGCACACCATCAAGGAAGCGATGGAGAAGCAGATGCGGGCCGAGCGTGACAAGCGCGCGGCCATCCTGCACGCCGAGGGGGAGCGGCAAGCCAAGATCCTTACCGCGGAAGGCACGAAGCAGAAGGACATCCTGGAGGCCCAGGGCACGCAACAGGCCATGATCCTGCGGGCGGACGGCGAGGCCAAGGCGGTGGAGCTCGTCTTCCAGGCCGTCCATCGCAACAACGCCGACGCGAAGGTCCTGGCCTACAAGTACCTCGAGACGCTCCCGCACCTGGCGAGCAGCGACAACAACACGTTCTGGGTGATCCCGGGGGAGCTGACCGAGGCGGTCCGGACTGTCACCCGGGCGTTCGGTGACCAGTCGGCGGCCGGCCCTCCCCACCCTGCGCAGCCTGGGGAAGCAGCCACCGCCGACGATGACGACGCGTCGCACGGGACGCGGATCCCGCAGCTCGACGCGGGCTCGACGGTGTCCCTCGACGCCGCCGCGGCCGCTGACGAGGCCGAGAGACAGGCCGCCGCCGCGGTGAGCGACGCCAAGGCGGAGGCCGAGGCCGCCAAGTCGCCCCAGGTGCCACGCCGGGGCCGCACGTCCGGAGATTGA
- a CDS encoding phosphorothioated DNA-binding restriction endonuclease gives MDWLERTAKLRQWTRSGTRAPHKPLLLLYALGRFQEDADGRLRYSAVEEDLQRLLTEYGPPNRTTPAYPFHHLVSDGVWEVRTDRGPGSPGTGVRDLRETGATGQLAPDLRAALRREPSLLGRIARLLLDLHFPPSLHGELCEAAGLELEPGEAEQLARVRRQRDRRMREMVLTAYEYRCAFCGYDGRIGTVPVGLEAAHVRWWAFDGPDDVENGLCLCSLHHKLFDKGVLGVADGHRILVSQRFVGHSAAAREHVKALAGRPLIGPQPGARPVAADHLDWHTSQVFHGSPRPAAAV, from the coding sequence ATGGACTGGCTGGAGCGCACCGCGAAGCTGCGGCAGTGGACCAGGAGCGGGACCCGCGCTCCCCACAAGCCGCTGCTGCTCCTCTACGCCCTCGGCCGGTTCCAGGAGGATGCCGACGGCAGGCTGCGCTACAGCGCGGTGGAAGAAGACCTCCAGCGGCTGTTGACCGAGTACGGGCCGCCGAACAGGACGACGCCCGCCTACCCGTTCCACCACCTGGTCAGCGACGGCGTGTGGGAAGTACGCACTGATCGCGGCCCCGGCAGCCCCGGGACCGGAGTGCGGGATCTCCGGGAGACAGGTGCCACCGGGCAGCTCGCGCCGGATCTGAGGGCAGCGTTGCGACGTGAGCCGTCACTGCTCGGCAGGATCGCGCGGCTGCTGCTCGATCTGCACTTCCCGCCCTCCCTCCACGGGGAACTGTGCGAAGCCGCCGGCCTGGAGCTGGAGCCGGGGGAGGCCGAGCAACTCGCGCGGGTGAGACGCCAGCGGGACCGGCGGATGCGGGAGATGGTGTTGACCGCTTACGAGTACCGGTGCGCCTTCTGCGGTTACGACGGCAGGATCGGCACTGTGCCGGTCGGGCTGGAGGCGGCGCACGTGCGCTGGTGGGCGTTCGACGGCCCCGACGACGTCGAGAACGGGCTGTGCCTGTGTTCGCTGCACCACAAGCTCTTCGACAAGGGTGTCCTCGGTGTCGCCGACGGTCACCGCATCCTGGTCTCGCAGCGTTTCGTCGGCCACAGCGCCGCTGCCCGCGAGCACGTCAAAGCGCTCGCGGGCCGCCCGCTCATCGGCCCACAGCCGGGCGCACGCCCTGTCGCGGCCGACCACCTCGACTGGCACACCAGCCAGGTCTTCCACGGCAGTCCACGGCCGGCCGCTGCTGTCTAA
- a CDS encoding TetR/AcrR family transcriptional regulator: protein MTTEAMPSSRERLLEAAATLTYQDGVNIGVDALCKAAGVSKRSMYKLFESKGELLAASLEERASAYVTALLPAADDNRPPRERILHVFEQAEAQAGAPDFQGCRYLVVQIELKDPSHPASRVARRVKENLTAFFRAEAEQGGASDPDLLARQLILVFDGASARAGIKADTQAGLIAPTVAALLDAADMR, encoded by the coding sequence ATGACCACCGAAGCAATGCCAAGCTCCCGAGAGCGACTGCTGGAGGCAGCGGCCACGCTCACCTACCAGGACGGCGTCAACATCGGCGTCGACGCGCTGTGCAAGGCGGCGGGGGTGTCCAAGCGCTCCATGTACAAGCTGTTCGAGAGCAAAGGCGAACTGCTGGCGGCAAGCCTGGAGGAACGCGCCTCCGCCTATGTGACGGCACTCCTTCCCGCGGCGGACGACAACCGTCCACCCCGCGAGCGGATCCTGCACGTCTTCGAACAGGCGGAGGCACAGGCGGGTGCACCCGACTTCCAGGGCTGCCGGTACCTCGTCGTGCAGATCGAGCTCAAGGACCCGAGCCACCCCGCGAGCCGGGTGGCCCGTCGGGTCAAGGAGAACCTGACAGCCTTCTTCCGGGCCGAGGCCGAACAGGGCGGGGCGAGCGACCCGGACCTGCTGGCCCGTCAGCTGATCCTGGTCTTCGACGGCGCCAGCGCCCGTGCGGGAATCAAAGCCGACACGCAGGCCGGGCTCATCGCCCCCACCGTGGCCGCCCTGCTCGATGCGGCGGACATGCGCTGA
- a CDS encoding MFS transporter codes for MSTTFDRGAPASGKTDSGRRGSHAVRWWVLVVLGVAQLMVTLDATVVNIALPAAQHDLGFSDGSRQWVITGYALAFGSLLLLGGRLGDLFGRRTTFVTGLIGFAAASVVGGAAGSFEILVAARVAQGLFAALLAPAALSLLSVTFTQPAERPKAFGIFSALSGAGAAVGLLLGGMLTEWASWRWVMYVNVIFAGVALAGALLLLAKPAVTERPKIDIPGTVVVSAALFGIVYGFAHVESTSWTDPVALGSMISGVVLLAVFAWLELKVAHPLLPLRVVLDRARGGSFLAVFVLGMGMFSIFLFLTYYLEASIGYSPIEAGLSFLPMVGGIVASSTTVPSLLLPKVGPKVVVSVSFLVSASGMALLTRLTLDSAYVADIMPGMILLGLGIGGVMTTAFQGATAGVHHEDAGVASALINTSQQVGGSISTALLTTVASSAATDYLSSHKPGALTMAQAGVESYTATLAWGAGIFVVGAVVTAFLMPNSALAPSEGEPVIAH; via the coding sequence GTGAGTACCACCTTCGACCGCGGGGCGCCCGCCTCCGGAAAAACAGACTCGGGCCGCCGCGGCTCACATGCCGTGCGCTGGTGGGTGCTCGTCGTGCTGGGCGTGGCACAGCTCATGGTCACGCTCGATGCGACCGTCGTGAACATCGCGCTACCCGCAGCGCAACACGACCTCGGCTTCAGTGACGGCAGCCGGCAGTGGGTCATCACGGGGTACGCCTTGGCGTTCGGCAGCCTGCTGCTGCTCGGAGGCCGACTCGGTGACCTGTTCGGCCGGCGTACGACGTTCGTGACCGGCCTGATCGGCTTCGCGGCCGCATCCGTCGTCGGCGGCGCGGCCGGTAGCTTCGAAATACTCGTCGCGGCACGCGTGGCTCAGGGCCTCTTCGCCGCGCTGCTCGCGCCCGCGGCCCTCTCACTGCTCAGCGTGACCTTCACCCAGCCGGCCGAAAGGCCGAAAGCCTTCGGCATCTTCAGCGCGTTGTCCGGTGCGGGTGCCGCTGTCGGACTGCTGCTCGGCGGCATGCTCACCGAATGGGCGTCGTGGCGCTGGGTGATGTACGTGAACGTCATTTTCGCGGGCGTCGCGCTGGCCGGTGCGCTGCTGTTGCTGGCCAAGCCCGCAGTCACCGAGCGACCCAAAATCGATATTCCTGGCACCGTCGTGGTGAGCGCCGCGCTGTTCGGCATCGTCTACGGATTCGCGCACGTCGAATCCACCAGTTGGACCGACCCGGTCGCCCTCGGCTCCATGATCAGCGGCGTGGTGCTGCTCGCGGTATTCGCCTGGCTGGAGCTCAAGGTCGCGCATCCGCTGCTGCCGCTACGAGTCGTGCTGGATCGGGCCCGGGGTGGTTCGTTCCTGGCCGTGTTCGTCCTGGGCATGGGGATGTTCTCGATCTTCCTGTTCCTGACCTATTACCTGGAGGCCAGCATCGGCTACTCGCCGATCGAGGCCGGTCTGTCCTTCCTGCCGATGGTCGGCGGCATCGTTGCCTCGTCGACCACGGTGCCTTCGCTGCTGCTGCCCAAGGTCGGTCCGAAGGTCGTGGTCAGTGTCAGCTTCCTGGTCTCCGCATCCGGCATGGCCCTGCTGACCCGGCTCACGCTGGACAGCGCCTACGTCGCCGACATCATGCCGGGCATGATCCTTTTGGGTCTCGGTATCGGTGGGGTGATGACCACCGCGTTCCAGGGTGCGACCGCAGGCGTGCACCACGAGGACGCGGGCGTCGCCTCGGCGCTGATCAACACCAGCCAGCAGGTGGGCGGCTCGATCAGTACGGCGCTGCTGACCACCGTTGCCTCATCGGCCGCGACCGACTACCTGTCCTCGCACAAGCCGGGCGCACTGACCATGGCCCAGGCGGGGGTCGAGAGCTACACGGCCACCCTGGCGTGGGGCGCCGGGATCTTCGTGGTCGGCGCGGTGGTCACGGCGTTCCTGATGCCGAATTCAGCTCTGGCGCCGTCGGAGGGCGAGCCTGTGATCGCCCACTGA
- a CDS encoding alpha/beta fold hydrolase, which produces MPSQESRPTIHIPGTTSHTIAPRAGSGGREGRLRYLKAGTGAPLVLLHTVRTQAEHFRHLVPLIADRYTVYALDLPGMGYSEIVPGALYDEPAMRAGVERLLNELDLNDVTLVGESMGAVLALTAAADLPERVRRVVAVNTYDFRGGIARSSLLARVVVSGVLAPGVGPVIAGVEPKPALRKILQGGLGDKSALREDYVDELLQVGSRPGYPTVARAVYQALPSLIAARPRYPEIKAPIHLVYGEKDWSRPSDREANKQLLPAADFTQVPKAGHFIALERPDMLADLLNAVA; this is translated from the coding sequence ATGCCCAGCCAAGAGTCACGTCCCACGATTCACATTCCGGGGACCACCAGCCACACCATCGCCCCGCGCGCGGGATCGGGCGGCCGCGAGGGAAGGCTGCGCTACCTCAAGGCGGGGACCGGCGCCCCCCTGGTTCTCCTGCACACGGTGCGCACCCAGGCCGAGCACTTCCGTCACCTCGTCCCGCTGATCGCGGACCGGTACACCGTGTACGCCCTCGACCTGCCGGGGATGGGCTACTCCGAGATCGTGCCCGGAGCGTTGTACGACGAGCCCGCGATGCGTGCGGGCGTCGAGCGGTTGCTGAACGAACTCGACCTGAATGACGTGACGTTGGTCGGTGAGTCCATGGGTGCGGTGCTCGCCCTGACTGCCGCGGCCGATCTCCCGGAGCGGGTACGACGCGTCGTCGCGGTGAACACCTACGACTTCCGTGGCGGCATCGCCCGGTCGAGCCTTCTCGCCCGTGTGGTGGTCAGCGGTGTCCTCGCGCCCGGCGTGGGTCCCGTGATCGCCGGGGTCGAACCCAAGCCCGCCCTGCGCAAGATCCTTCAGGGCGGCCTCGGCGACAAGAGCGCGCTGCGCGAGGACTACGTGGACGAGCTCCTCCAGGTGGGCAGCCGCCCCGGCTACCCGACCGTCGCCCGGGCCGTGTACCAGGCCCTGCCCAGCCTCATCGCAGCGCGCCCGCGCTACCCCGAGATCAAGGCGCCCATCCACCTCGTCTACGGCGAAAAGGACTGGTCCCGGCCCTCCGACCGGGAGGCCAACAAGCAACTGCTTCCGGCCGCCGACTTCACACAGGTCCCCAAAGCAGGCCACTTCATCGCCCTTGAGCGCCCCGACATGCTGGCCGACCTGCTGAACGCGGTGGCCTGA
- a CDS encoding CopG family transcriptional regulator, producing the protein MSMKRTNVYADPEDLAIIKEAAKRRGISEAEIIRQGIHLAAMANRVWDEPLFSRTFEGPGRTPSKSEVRDTVAEAVRRETGSDSGSAA; encoded by the coding sequence ATGTCCATGAAACGCACCAACGTCTATGCCGACCCCGAGGACCTGGCCATCATCAAGGAGGCCGCCAAGCGCCGGGGTATAAGCGAAGCCGAGATCATCCGCCAGGGCATCCACCTTGCAGCCATGGCGAACCGGGTCTGGGACGAGCCGCTGTTCTCACGCACCTTCGAGGGGCCGGGACGCACCCCGTCCAAGTCGGAGGTCCGCGACACGGTCGCCGAGGCCGTCCGGCGCGAGACCGGCTCGGATTCCGGATCCGCCGCGTGA
- a CDS encoding PIN domain-containing protein, giving the protein MIIVIADTSGLLAALDSAHPEHEAANEAIMAAGLLVMSPLLLAELDHVATRELGREAALSAVDDLRRWMSLGRVVMPEITEDHLGAAQSVRLRYRALDLDLADAVNVALAADYDTDAILTLDRRNFRAVRPLGRYKAFRVLPDDLPL; this is encoded by the coding sequence GTGATCATTGTCATCGCCGATACGTCCGGCCTCCTGGCAGCCCTGGACTCGGCTCATCCAGAACACGAGGCGGCGAACGAGGCCATCATGGCGGCGGGCCTCCTGGTCATGTCACCGCTCCTGCTGGCCGAACTGGATCACGTGGCGACGCGCGAGCTCGGCAGGGAGGCTGCCCTCAGCGCGGTCGACGACCTGCGGCGCTGGATGAGCCTGGGTCGTGTCGTCATGCCGGAGATCACGGAGGACCATCTGGGCGCCGCCCAGTCTGTCCGTCTCCGCTACCGCGCGCTGGACCTCGACCTCGCCGACGCGGTGAACGTGGCGCTCGCCGCCGACTACGACACGGACGCGATTCTCACCCTCGACCGACGAAACTTCCGGGCCGTACGCCCGCTGGGCCGCTACAAGGCGTTCCGGGTACTCCCCGACGACCTCCCGCTCTGA
- a CDS encoding STAS domain-containing protein yields MTLPQLNIYRHDRGTRALITLAGEIGPVTAPQVRTAMERCLYDGITTIDVDLTTVGLCDTSGLRVFLDASRHAAETHTSLRLHYPSPQTARLLADTGSDRVLL; encoded by the coding sequence ATGACTCTTCCGCAGCTGAACATCTACCGGCATGACCGGGGCACGCGAGCACTGATCACCCTGGCCGGCGAGATCGGCCCGGTCACCGCGCCCCAGGTGCGGACCGCCATGGAGCGGTGCCTGTATGACGGCATCACCACCATCGACGTCGACCTGACCACCGTCGGCCTCTGCGACACCAGCGGCCTGCGCGTCTTCCTCGACGCGTCACGGCACGCCGCCGAGACCCACACGTCCCTGCGACTGCACTACCCGTCCCCGCAGACCGCACGACTCCTCGCGGACACCGGCTCCGATCGAGTGCTCCTCTGA
- a CDS encoding DUF5994 family protein, protein MSATLHPTLPHLEPVAPPAARLALRTDGASRGLLDGAWWPRSRDLLSELPALTGVLDPFWGRITRIAVNPKYWPVIPRQVPVDGHIVKVGWFTPEIDPHKLLLLSYGTGRWDLLIIPPETGAESAARLMAAASDYDGPPLTASALIAADEARHGVATTGEPLDPDEAWEYEGGASAVSTAVPHQPGPPSRPSRLTVGM, encoded by the coding sequence ATGTCGGCGACCTTGCACCCAACCCTGCCGCACCTCGAGCCCGTCGCACCCCCGGCCGCGCGTCTCGCCCTGAGGACCGACGGCGCCTCCCGTGGCCTCCTGGATGGTGCCTGGTGGCCCCGCTCCCGGGATCTGCTGAGTGAACTGCCGGCGCTGACCGGCGTGTTGGACCCTTTCTGGGGCCGCATCACGCGCATCGCCGTCAACCCGAAGTACTGGCCGGTCATCCCGCGCCAGGTTCCCGTGGACGGCCACATCGTCAAGGTCGGCTGGTTCACCCCGGAAATCGACCCGCACAAGCTGCTGCTGCTCTCCTACGGCACCGGCCGCTGGGACCTGCTGATCATCCCGCCCGAAACCGGAGCGGAGTCGGCGGCCCGGCTGATGGCTGCCGCGTCCGACTACGACGGCCCGCCCCTGACCGCGAGCGCGCTCATCGCCGCGGACGAGGCCCGGCACGGCGTCGCCACGACCGGCGAGCCACTGGACCCGGACGAGGCATGGGAATACGAGGGCGGCGCCTCCGCGGTGTCCACAGCCGTCCCGCACCAGCCCGGTCCGCCCAGTCGGCCCAGTCGCCTGACCGTCGGTATGTGA